AGAATCAGGTAATTTATTAGCAGTTAGAAGATCCATATAGGACTTAAGGCAGAAAGCCTCAAGGGAAAAGTTTGACTTCTTAATATGATTGACCGAAGTCCTTTGGGAGAATGTCAACACCATCCTACTCACATTATTCTTCTCCTTATACTTCTGGTCGAACACAATAAAATTACTCATTGTGTACATTTGAAACTCAAGAATGacatgatgcgtgagcatctttcctatcttttcctagtgaatttgcatctaatttgttgagtttaataaagaattaattatcttttatccaatatggatgctaccttgagtcttttgcaattttgtttattttaggtagcattcggctggatttgatggagtctctgcagcacaagaattaaaggagatgatagcgaggagcgacgcgtacgcgtgactgacgcgtacgcctgatttagagctttccatggcgacgcgtgcgcgtgaccgacgcgtacgcgtgatttgaagatttgcacagcgacgcgtgcgtgtgatcgacgcgttcgcgtgactcggaaaaaagaccatcgacgcgtacgcgtgacatgcgccacgtgcagaaaacacaGAAAACGCTAGGGGTGATTTCTAGgtcccattttagcacccaagttaggcgcgaATCCAGtaaagccaagtggtccccacattACAGGACgcagagtagttagttaattctgatttaaatttaaatttgattttaaaataggaaaatatattatcttaattttagatattagattttaaattaattaggattagttataaaaaggggagacttctcttctatggAGAAGGTTCTATTaaaggggattccattagggaattctatacaaatttacattccggatttcatgagcaactaatcctccatcgttaaggttaggagctctgtctatttgtatagattgattttattgctttttctattttaatttatgtatggatttataatttaagaattattttttgctCTTTAtattatgaatttgggtggaacggaagtatgaccctctttctatttgagttcttgtaaaacttggaaaagctctttacttgaacaacaacttgaaaacatattctcctaaattttaattatctggatttaatggtatacgtgacatataatccttttatttttgggtaattagagtttttgtggcatataaactggaatttgatcatgtagcttctaattagaattaattgaccaaggaattggcagttaataaattttagaggagactaaaaaggtctaaggaattagggtctagtcacatatagtttgccagaaattaaatcctacataattaaaatagttagtaagaaaagtaaatccggaaaaatagataactctaaaaccttaaatatcttcttcatattttattcccaactgatttactttactattttaatttatgcacaattgtttaatgctctttgaacacTCAACATACTATTTTGTTTATCTAACTAAGTAATttaatcaaccattgttgcttgatctatcaatcctcgtgggatcgacccttactcacgtaaggtattacttggtacgacccggtgcacttgccggttagtctgtggttgtaaaaataccgcaccaagtttttggcgccgttgccggggattgatagtgattaacaattGTTTGATtccttagattaggcgttttaattttaattttatttaaattttattttattattttcgaaaaaaattaaataaataaatagcactaatatttttcttaatttttgaaattaagtttggtgttacctagttatttttattttaacttttttctatttatttatttattttatttagtatttttttatttctttacacaggttatctcactgggaattctctgcactttgacgtagagattcccattctttcttgttttctgtttgtttatgcgcaggaacagagacaaagaacatctcttagactttgatcctgaatctggaaggactttcaggcggcgtttacaacaagcaagactttacaaggctgtAGAATTCACTATGGATCCGAATAATACTGataatgccaatgtggcaaacctgaatgggaatgaacaacaaaggagagtacttggCTCTTTCTCTGCTCCTACAGCAGATCtgtatggaaaaagcattgtggtgcctcctatagctgcgaacaactttgagttgaagccacaatTAGTCACCCTGGtacaacaaaactgccagtatcacggtcttccccacgaagatccaaattaatttatttctaatttttttgcaaATATGTGATACTATGAAGACAAATAGAGTGAACCagaggtgtacaaactcatgctcttcctaTTTGCtttgagggatggagcaaagctatggctagatttTTAACCCAAGGAGAATTTGGATACTTGAaacaaggtggttactgagtttctcactaaattttcccaccaaagaaacTGACTAAGtttagggtggaggttcagaccttcatgcagaaggatggtgaaactttgtatgaagcttgggagagatacaagctactgactaggtaATGTCCtccggacatgttctccaaatggactcaactagatatcttttatgaaggcttgggtgaaatgtccaagatgtgtttagataattctgcaggaggttcactgcacaagaagaagacaccagaggagactattgagctgattgaattggttgcaagCAACCAATAtctatactcatctaacaggaatcaTGTGAACTCTGAAATCCCTCAGAGGAGAGGTGTGTTGGAAGTAGAAGCTGTTAATActcttcttgctcagaacaagctaatgtctcagcaaataaatctacttactcaacagatgggtggcatgcaagtctcagctatcaataCCCAAAATCCACTATAGGAAGTCTCATATGAGTAATaattaagagaataaaagaatGTTTTACAAACATGACTAAATCATTTATTCAGGAGATGCATTAAGAATTGGGCAAGACAATGACTAACAATTATAGAAAGCCAAACATGTTACTATTTACAAGATGCATTAAAAACTTTCGTTAGTCAAGATGAATCAAATAGGCATCACtttcttaatatttattttatgtttattttattttaatttgttttatttgttttagacCCAATTATGACTTGGTCCATTTTTATTTCAATGAACTTATGAGTTAGGGTTTTAAATCTAAGAGGTATAAAATTTCTCTAAAATCTGATagtcactttttttttaattttgatgaatgaaaattttttaaagtttcttTGAAAAATTTAGGTATAAACAGAATAGATAGAGTGATTTTCTTAACTAGtattagaaaatcaaattaaagtaaaacagttattttcttttattttttatcttactcTAAGTTATGTTTATTATCATTTGgtattaaatttcaaatattagattaatcttattaatctatatttattctttttgtaCTTAAAAAAATCAGCATCTCTTCCTTCTTTGTCATCTTCCTTTATTTAGTTATTGCCTTGTTCTTCCTTGTcgctttttttgtttaaattaaaaaaaaaaacaaaaaacaaaaggcAGCATTAGTGTCATCATCATTACTCTTATTTATCATTTGTCCCCATTTGAAGTTTCGTGATATTGTTCccttacttttttaattttctttttttgttcttattattattgttaactATCTTCTTTGATTGGtttcattttataaaaataaaataccaaATATATTTAGAGTAATCACGGTCAAATTGTaaacaaaaaaagagagaaaattgttttatcataaaaaaaacaaaatcttaaGAGGGAGTGTTTTAAATGCAAGAAagcaaattaaaagagagagaaagtaatCAAAATCATATCCATACTTAATCTTATGTGGTAATTGACTCTCAAGTGGGAATATTATTATGGTCCAACTTTTAAACTAGGTCGTAGACCATAATTCGCCCAAAAGCACTTGCAGGTGTGTGTTATTATATAGAagacataattaaaataatatctatgTTAATCTCATGCATTTTTGATTTCTTATACGAatcctttcaaattttttgattATCACCTTTCAAATACTAGAAATAAAAGGACATAATAAGTGTCAGAATTTTTTATAGGTACTTCTACCAACTCGTTCGAGGAGGTTTAGAAAGAGTTTTTGTCTTTCTCATTCAAATAATTCACTCAAATAACTTTactgaataattattttttatattagttgcATGAATGAATCTTCCAAAAGAAAATTGACCGATTATATGAAACATGTTACACACTTACACTtcaacaaaattaaactttgaaaaaataatttctctttaatttaagAAGGATAAAAGAGCAATGAGCCAATGaccatattaaattattaacaaaTCCTTTTGTGCAGTCCCTGGGCCGAAATTACTACCGCCTCCCGCCACTATACGAACGCGATTGAGATGATTGGCGCGAAACTTCTAGCGCAGTCACAGTAGAGAGCGctgaaaatatttcaatttcaatgctAACCATTCCCAAATTCCTCGTAATCGTCACCGCCAATCACCCTAATAATCTCCCCAACCCTATCACTTCCCTCTTCCTCCCACACTCTCCGTTTCTCCCGCGGTTCGCACTCCGTGCATCCTCCCCCGTTTCGAAACGTCTCTTCTGGTGGACCAGAAAGCCAAACCAAAAACCATTTCAGTCCACAATGCCTGGTTCGTCTATGTTGGCGGAGTACGCGAAGTCGAACCGGTCAACGTGCAAGGCGTGCTCGAAGGCGATCGAGTCGAAGGCGCTGAGACTGGGCGTTGTGGCAAAGGGCAAAGGAGGGTTCGACATTACCAAATGGCACCACCTCGATTGCTTCCCTTTCCCCTCTGACTCTGAATCCCTTCTTGCTTCCCCTGAGGACGCTATCAAAGGCTTCTCCTCATTGAAGGTTTCGCATTTTCTTCTCTCCTTAAGTCCTGGTGAAATTTGTTaggtttttacttttttttttctctgtgaGTTTAGAATTTAGGGTTTAACCATTTTATTGCGGGTATATATCAGTCCTTACCCATTGAGACTCGGATAGTTCCCAATGGAAAGAATTGTGTCTTTCGTATTCAGTGTTCAGGATTAAGTTTGATTTGGGACTTAGTGTTCCCTCGAATAATGGTCACTTATTTGTCTTTCACTTGTAAGACTTCTTAGAGTTAGAGGTCTAGGTTTTCACATTTTGGGTTAAATTCGAATCTAAAATTTCCAATCATACACTTCATTAAACCGCTATAGTTGACAATGAAATAGtttattcttttagttttctaatCAGTGAAACAAGTTTTTAACGTTATCATTTCAATTTTAAGAACATCCCCCAAGTTTGTTAATATtgcaatttgaattttgaagctTATGATGAGAATTTTGTATCAACTTTATTGAGGTGAAGTTTGGCACGTTTTTTTGTTTCTTCAGAGTACTGACCAGGAAGCTTTGAAGAAGATATTGGTAGCTGCACATGACAAGTCTCAAAAGAAGGTGAGATTtcaattatttctttaaaaaacaaattaaatataaatgttGAGAGAGATTATGTCGGAGAGCAAAGTTAACTTGTGATGCCAGTATAATGTGTTATTCTTTCTTTTCCAATTTTCTGTGTTATTGAACTTAATCAAACCTGtctcttttcaaattttactGACTGTTTGTGTGTACACTTCTTTGATAGGTTGATAAAGCTATAGAGGACATACAAAAAGATGAAGGCAGGGATACAAAGCGAAGGAAGGCAAGCATGTGTACTCATTCGTTATTTTTATTTCCACACATGTCAGAATTGTGGATTTGATTAAGCAACAACATTTGAGAAAATGATATTGAATTATTTAATATCAATTTGTAAGCAACTTTGAACAGTTCAACTAGAAGCCACAAATTGTTGGTTAGGTTTTTTGCCGATGCTTGTTTTCTCCATCAAATGCTATACGTCAGCTTAAATTGGATTTACTGTTAAATCCATTTGTTCTTCATGTTTATTGCATGCAGCTGTGTGAATCAGACATTGAAGCAGTAGAGGAAATTAACTTTTCAGTTTCTGAAGTGAAGAACAACTACAAGGTAAGATTTTCCCTTTCTCGTGTTTATTTGATGACCTAGTAATGGCTTTAGTATCTAATGGTGTAAAACTGAAAGTCTATCATGTTTATATCATTATGGTCATAATTCTTATCCTCTTAACTATTTctatatttctctattttttttggcTCTTCCTATATTCAACGAATGATTACCTGATACAGGATGCTACCCTCTTACCAAAATGGAAAGCATTTCAGACAGTCATATATCTTGAACGGGTGAGATTACTGGTTacctttttttatcaaatagaTATAGGTCAGAATTTGCAGCATTACATCTTCTGGTTGATATAGATTTGCAGATAGccaattgaaaaaaatgagGTACTCAATCATCCAGAGTTCATGCAGCCTTTATATTTTCACCCATTT
The genomic region above belongs to Arachis duranensis cultivar V14167 chromosome 3, aradu.V14167.gnm2.J7QH, whole genome shotgun sequence and contains:
- the LOC107478415 gene encoding polynucleotide 3'-phosphatase ZDP isoform X3, which translates into the protein MLTIPKFLVIVTANHPNNLPNPITSLFLPHSPFLPRFALRASSPVSKRLFWWTRKPNQKPFQSTMPGSSMLAEYAKSNRSTCKACSKAIESKALRLGVVAKGKGGFDITKWHHLDCFPFPSDSESLLASPEDAIKGFSSLKSTDQEALKKILVAAHDKSQKKVDKAIEDIQKDEGRDTKRRKLCESDIEAVEEINFSVSEVKNNYKDATLLPKWKAFQTVIYLERVIFTNESNIERWKNKRQVAVDSKIGRLNNFIEKVKVPIQVFIACGVGKGKADGKDDPFRKPKSGMWHLMQQHLNSGIAIDMDQSFYVGDAAGRESDHSDADIKFAEAIGLKFFVPEEYFDA
- the LOC107478415 gene encoding polynucleotide 3'-phosphatase ZDP isoform X2 — its product is MLTIPKFLVIVTANHPNNLPNPITSLFLPHSPFLPRFALRASSPVSKRLFWWTRKPNQKPFQSTMPGSSMLAEYAKSNRSTCKACSKAIESKALRLGVVAKGKGGFDITKWHHLDCFPFPSDSESLLASPEDAIKGFSSLKSTDQEALKKILVAAHDKSQKVDKAIEDIQKDEGRDTKRRKLCESDIEAVEEINFSVSEVKNNYKDATLLPKWKAFQTVIYLERDDGLNDSSKIAAFDFDGCLAKTAVNKVGADAWSLMYPSIPDKLQSLYKDGYKLVIFTNESNIERWKNKRQVAVDSKIGRLNNFIEKVKVPIQVFIACGVGKGKADGKDDPFRKPKSGMWHLMQQHLNSGIAIDMDQSFYVGDAAGRESDHSDADIKFAEAIGLKFFVPEEYFDA
- the LOC107478415 gene encoding polynucleotide 3'-phosphatase ZDP isoform X1 → MLTIPKFLVIVTANHPNNLPNPITSLFLPHSPFLPRFALRASSPVSKRLFWWTRKPNQKPFQSTMPGSSMLAEYAKSNRSTCKACSKAIESKALRLGVVAKGKGGFDITKWHHLDCFPFPSDSESLLASPEDAIKGFSSLKSTDQEALKKILVAAHDKSQKKVDKAIEDIQKDEGRDTKRRKLCESDIEAVEEINFSVSEVKNNYKDATLLPKWKAFQTVIYLERDDGLNDSSKIAAFDFDGCLAKTAVNKVGADAWSLMYPSIPDKLQSLYKDGYKLVIFTNESNIERWKNKRQVAVDSKIGRLNNFIEKVKVPIQVFIACGVGKGKADGKDDPFRKPKSGMWHLMQQHLNSGIAIDMDQSFYVGDAAGRESDHSDADIKFAEAIGLKFFVPEEYFDA